The genomic region CTCCAGCAATACCAATCGAACATCAGCTTCAATGCCTGTGGCTTCAGCCTGAGTCTAGCTTAATCGTGAGAAAAATTAATGCTGTTGTAATTATAATAAATTATAAATATTATTAATGAATATTTTATTATAATAGGGTTAATAATCCATAAAAGGACGGCAGATTCATTTAGAAACAAAAACAAACAAATAACTTGTTTCCGATATAATCAAGTAATATATCTGAATATAATTTGGGGTGGAGAATTGTCAACCAAGCAGATGAAGGGAGAAATTAACGAACTTGGCCTTTTATTTCAGTATGGTAAAAGGGTCCAAAAAGAAGTCATAGGAAGAGAGATCGAAAAAGAACCCTCTCCAATGGCTAAGAAAATCCGTGATCTTTTCTTTGAAACAAGCTCTTCAGTGTCAATGGAGTTTCCCTATTGGTACACCAGGAGATGGACGAAACTGGAAGGTGAAATCCGAATTATTAGACGAGCAGAGGCCCTCAAGGCTGCTTTCGCCCATTTAACTCCTGCCATATTCCCAGGAGAATTATTGGTGATGGGGAAAACGCACTATCTCAGAGGATCCTATCCCATGCCCTGGTTATCAGAGTCATACTTCATGAGTAGAGAGGATGAGATGTACAGGGAAGCATTGGAGGCAGGAAAACTGAGTTCAGATATGGTAACCAAATGGGGGAAGGGCGGCGGCAATGTTACTGAGAGCGGGGGGAACATTATCTCTATAGCTGGTAAATTTGGATTGAGAAAGGAAGAACTGCCAATCCTTATCAAAACTGCCAAAATGTGGAAGCACAAATCTGTTGAAGACATAGGTCACAAGTATGAACAGATGGTCCCCGAATACAAAGAAAAGGAAGCCATAGTATTGACATGAGAGAAATTAATATTCTGCCATTACATCATCTGGGATCATCAAAGTATGATCTCCTTAATTTTAAATATTATTATAAAGAAAATCTAATAACACCAACACCTATACAAATGAAAACGATCAAAAAAATCTTCAGCGATCACTCAATCGAATGCTATATCGGCAGCAATACACCTTTTTAGGATTTAATCTCGTCAACGAATTCAATCCTAAATACAGGGACTAGAAGGTAATCAGCCTGCAGACCGCCTGGATCAGATCAACAAAAAACATTTGCTTCATACCACCCTTCTATAATCTGATGCAGTCATTCCTCACACACCTCTACACCAGAACCCAGGAAACCATCCATATCCTCGACGACCTGGTCCGCATTCCCACCACAGTACCTCCAGGCCAGCACTACCAGGAGGCTGTGGATTACATGGCCCGCCACCTGGAGGTCCTGGACTTCCAGGTCTAGACAGTACCCATGCCCCGTGAGGTATTCGAAGCAAAGAATCCGGGGCTGGCCCATCTGCAGGATGAGCGCGTCAACCTCTCGGCCTTCAGGGATTACGGGGCAGAGAAGACCTTGCTTATCAATACCCATCTGGACGTGGTGCCGGTAGGGGACGGCTGGACCCACCCGCCCTTTGAAGTGACCGCAAAGGACGGTCTGCTCTTCGGCCGGGGGGTGGCCGATTCAAAGGGAGGGCCTGCCGCCCTCTTGACCGTGCTTGCTGCCGTGGATGAACTGGATATGAGCCCCGCGTACAACCTGAACATCGCCATGACCACC from Methanosarcinales archaeon harbors:
- a CDS encoding M20/M25/M40 family metallo-hydrolase, which gives rise to MPREVFEAKNPGLAHLQDERVNLSAFRDYGAEKTLLINTHLDVVPVGDGWTHPPFEVTAKDGLLFGRGVADSKGGPAALLTVLAAVDELDMSPAYNLNIAMTTDEEVGPYSGLCHLADLGKLKADHFLSMDGDIDDITIAANGNIDW